Proteins found in one Alicyclobacillus cycloheptanicus genomic segment:
- a CDS encoding LacI family DNA-binding transcriptional regulator — protein sequence MKDIAIAAGTSYSTVSRVLNGVVIRDSALAERIRAIAHEMNYQPNEAGRSLRMGADEEYGPAFETRSRQDLPIKRAIATSAAGLVEPSDVIALDSGSTVAQLVYYLPSNVLVYTNSLAVLQPAARRGIHVHLAPGLYVPAMAAVFGEETDEYFRRHPSNVYFLSSARVDIRTGLFNLNPSTYSVKRAALANAGKKVLLVHHDKFCDASLQSFAPLADIDVIVTDYVPQPFRDVVLASGVHVIETGQPEKP from the coding sequence ATGAAGGATATTGCAATCGCAGCGGGGACTTCCTACTCAACCGTGTCGCGCGTATTGAACGGCGTCGTCATTCGTGACAGTGCGCTTGCCGAACGAATTCGTGCGATTGCCCATGAGATGAACTATCAACCCAATGAAGCAGGACGCAGTTTGCGTATGGGGGCGGATGAGGAGTACGGTCCCGCTTTTGAGACGCGGTCCAGACAGGACTTGCCGATCAAGCGCGCCATTGCAACGTCGGCGGCTGGGCTGGTCGAACCATCTGACGTGATTGCGTTGGACTCTGGGTCCACAGTTGCGCAGCTGGTGTACTATTTACCATCAAATGTGCTCGTTTATACGAATTCCTTGGCTGTGCTTCAACCTGCAGCCAGACGCGGGATTCATGTACACCTGGCACCCGGACTCTACGTTCCAGCGATGGCAGCGGTATTTGGCGAAGAGACTGATGAATACTTTCGCCGGCATCCGTCGAACGTGTATTTCCTGTCTTCAGCGCGCGTGGACATCCGAACCGGGTTGTTTAACCTGAACCCATCCACGTACAGCGTAAAACGAGCAGCCTTGGCGAACGCTGGTAAAAAGGTTTTGCTGGTTCATCACGACAAGTTTTGTGATGCAAGTCTGCAAAGCTTTGCGCCGCTGGCCGACATTGATGTCATCGTTACAGATTATGTACCCCAACCATTCCGCGATGTCGTCTTGGCCTCTGGTGTTCATGTGATAGAAACAGGGCAACCCGAGAAACCTTGA
- a CDS encoding four-carbon acid sugar kinase family protein: MGSAQPIYILADDLTGAADAANYFRTDRRRVRVSFSPVSPWTLSFGPDVVQVFDSESRVLTSDEAAHRVGGAAKLLAASVQQPFFLFKKVDSTLRGHIGCEIEALLAATGRTHAVLAPTLPAHGRTVENGRLFVHGVPVTQTAFAQDPHNPVMHDRVSQRVQETTSLPVVEIGRDVVAEGSEEIARAIKEVSHPHAIIVVDARTEHDLAQIAHGIAAQRRVIPCGSAGLAKPLAQIWGCSEETSATEADHVPTAQDALQSGRVCRRVIIAVGSANPVAHQQLTYAASVLRAPIVELDPVRLAHPATRVTEIAKAKEAFVRFEDQPVVGVVLGGERARRHPALPGTFEEDLAQVVMEGVRRSSGRAASSLGFVATGGDTALALCQAMSAHAIWPLGEVMPGVPWSTIETERGHIPLVTKAGGFGEEDALRNAAEFLLGKHAAMDAPLG, encoded by the coding sequence ATGGGGAGCGCGCAGCCAATCTACATTCTTGCAGACGACTTGACGGGTGCTGCGGATGCTGCCAACTACTTTCGAACGGACCGCCGCCGAGTTCGAGTCAGTTTTTCACCCGTTTCACCGTGGACGTTGTCATTCGGGCCGGACGTTGTCCAGGTGTTTGACTCAGAAAGCCGTGTCTTGACAAGTGATGAGGCCGCACATCGAGTTGGCGGTGCGGCGAAACTGCTCGCAGCTTCCGTACAGCAGCCTTTTTTCTTGTTCAAAAAGGTAGACTCGACACTCCGCGGTCATATCGGGTGTGAGATTGAGGCGTTGCTCGCAGCGACTGGTCGTACGCACGCTGTGCTGGCGCCCACCCTTCCTGCCCATGGACGAACGGTGGAGAACGGCAGGTTATTTGTTCACGGCGTGCCTGTCACTCAGACGGCGTTCGCACAAGACCCACACAACCCGGTGATGCACGACCGTGTGAGCCAGCGGGTTCAGGAGACGACCTCGCTGCCGGTTGTGGAAATCGGTCGGGACGTCGTCGCCGAGGGAAGCGAAGAGATCGCGCGTGCCATCAAGGAAGTATCGCATCCACATGCCATCATCGTCGTAGACGCGCGAACCGAACATGACTTGGCACAGATTGCGCACGGAATCGCGGCTCAACGCAGGGTCATCCCTTGTGGTTCCGCAGGTCTGGCCAAACCATTGGCGCAAATCTGGGGATGTTCGGAGGAAACCTCTGCGACAGAGGCAGACCATGTGCCAACTGCACAGGACGCACTGCAATCGGGCCGTGTATGCCGACGAGTCATCATCGCTGTTGGGAGTGCCAACCCAGTGGCTCATCAACAACTGACGTACGCAGCTTCTGTGCTGCGTGCCCCGATTGTCGAACTGGACCCAGTACGTTTGGCACATCCGGCCACGCGGGTGACAGAAATCGCAAAAGCGAAGGAAGCGTTCGTCCGATTCGAGGACCAGCCGGTTGTCGGTGTTGTTCTGGGCGGGGAGCGGGCCCGCCGTCATCCAGCCCTGCCTGGTACGTTTGAGGAGGATTTGGCACAGGTCGTGATGGAGGGTGTCAGGCGCTCTTCCGGACGTGCAGCATCCTCTCTCGGCTTCGTCGCAACCGGCGGCGATACTGCACTGGCGCTGTGTCAGGCGATGTCTGCCCACGCGATTTGGCCGCTGGGCGAAGTGATGCCTGGCGTGCCGTGGAGCACCATTGAAACTGAGCGAGGTCACATTCCGCTCGTGACCAAGGCAGGGGGATTTGGCGAGGAAGACGCGCTGCGAAATGCGGCGGAATTCCTGTTGGGTAAGCACGCAGCAATGGATGCACCCTTGGGGTGA
- the pdxA gene encoding 4-hydroxythreonine-4-phosphate dehydrogenase PdxA has protein sequence MENEEKIKPIVAMTMGDPAGIGPEICVLTALSTQVTDRVTTCIIGDRSRLHAAMDILHQAGKLPMVPQLRSIQEPREAGTVSGVIDVIDLHNVPSDLPWGELSATAGRCAYDYLERAVKLAVDQKIDAICTAPLNKEAWKLAGIKYPGHTEALAALSGSPHSAMMLVNAGLRVVHVTTHVSLKQAVDMATKDRVLERIRLTGESLARFGVPNPRIAVAGLNPHAGESGLFGDEEIKQIIPAVEAAVAEGFNVTGPLPPDSVYARAASGEFDVVIAMYHDQGHIAIKMLGFDTGINVTLGLPILRTSVDHGTAFDIAGKGIAREQSMIAAMLVAADFLNGGTR, from the coding sequence ATGGAAAATGAAGAAAAAATAAAGCCGATTGTCGCAATGACGATGGGAGACCCTGCTGGAATCGGTCCGGAAATCTGCGTATTGACAGCTCTGAGCACACAGGTCACCGACCGGGTCACAACATGCATTATTGGAGACCGCAGTCGACTGCATGCAGCGATGGACATCCTGCACCAGGCAGGCAAGCTGCCAATGGTACCCCAACTGCGCTCGATTCAGGAGCCGCGTGAGGCGGGCACTGTGTCCGGCGTCATCGACGTGATCGACCTGCACAACGTTCCGAGCGACTTGCCTTGGGGTGAGCTCTCCGCCACAGCGGGTCGGTGCGCTTACGATTACCTGGAACGAGCCGTGAAGCTGGCGGTTGACCAGAAGATTGACGCCATTTGTACGGCGCCGCTGAATAAAGAAGCGTGGAAACTAGCCGGCATTAAGTACCCGGGGCATACCGAAGCACTCGCTGCGTTGTCCGGTTCTCCTCATTCTGCGATGATGCTCGTCAACGCAGGCCTTCGCGTGGTTCATGTCACGACCCATGTCAGTTTGAAGCAGGCGGTTGACATGGCGACGAAAGACAGGGTTCTTGAACGAATCCGACTGACGGGCGAATCGTTGGCGCGGTTCGGTGTACCCAACCCACGGATTGCGGTGGCCGGTCTCAACCCTCATGCGGGGGAAAGCGGCTTGTTTGGCGATGAAGAGATCAAACAAATCATCCCGGCGGTTGAGGCTGCTGTCGCGGAGGGGTTCAATGTCACGGGGCCACTGCCTCCAGACTCCGTGTACGCACGTGCAGCTTCGGGGGAGTTTGATGTGGTGATTGCGATGTACCACGACCAAGGCCACATTGCCATTAAAATGCTCGGTTTCGATACCGGCATCAACGTGACCCTGGGTCTGCCAATTTTAAGAACATCGGTCGATCACGGCACTGCCTTCGACATTGCTGGCAAAGGCATTGCACGTGAACAGAGTATGATCGCGGCGATGCTGGTCGCGGCCGATTTTCTAAACGGGGGCACACGGTAA
- a CDS encoding 2-keto-3-deoxygluconate permease has product MGIKRAIDKIPGGMMIIPLLIGAIIRTIWPHLADNTVFKSSFTGGLMTSASALLAAFYICLGSTIEFKAAGYILKKGISLWLGKIIVAAVIGVLIKTLAPDQNHMVLGLSALAIIAAFSDTNGGLYMALMGQFGRRAEDVAAYSIMSLESGPFFTMLILGVAGLASFPLMSFIYAILPLVLGMILGNLDKDMRKFLSQGQAVLIPMFALALGFGINLSNVVSAGASGLVLGLAVVVVTGIVLILLDKLTGGSGLAGLAGASTAGNAAAVPVAVAAVYAGYKGIAATATVQVAAAVIVTSILVPILTAWYSRRVEKRRGEVGTSAKTA; this is encoded by the coding sequence TTGGGTATCAAGAGAGCGATTGACAAAATTCCGGGCGGCATGATGATTATTCCCTTATTGATTGGCGCAATCATCCGCACCATCTGGCCGCATCTGGCGGACAACACGGTGTTCAAGAGTTCGTTTACGGGCGGGCTGATGACGAGCGCCAGCGCACTGCTGGCTGCCTTCTATATTTGCCTCGGGTCCACGATTGAGTTCAAAGCCGCGGGCTATATTCTGAAAAAGGGTATTTCTCTTTGGTTGGGTAAAATCATTGTCGCGGCGGTCATCGGCGTGCTGATTAAAACGCTTGCACCCGACCAGAATCACATGGTGCTTGGCTTGTCGGCGCTCGCCATTATTGCAGCGTTCTCGGATACCAACGGCGGGCTTTACATGGCGTTGATGGGACAGTTCGGAAGGCGTGCGGAGGATGTAGCCGCTTACTCCATCATGTCGCTTGAATCCGGCCCGTTCTTTACGATGTTGATTCTGGGGGTGGCGGGACTCGCCTCATTCCCGTTGATGTCCTTTATTTATGCCATTTTGCCGCTTGTTCTAGGGATGATTCTTGGGAACCTGGATAAGGACATGCGAAAATTCTTGAGCCAAGGACAAGCCGTTTTGATTCCGATGTTCGCATTGGCACTCGGTTTCGGCATCAATCTATCAAACGTTGTATCGGCGGGTGCTTCGGGGTTGGTCCTCGGCCTTGCGGTCGTCGTAGTGACGGGGATTGTTTTGATTCTCCTTGACAAACTCACCGGCGGCTCTGGTTTGGCGGGCCTTGCAGGTGCTTCTACCGCAGGGAATGCGGCGGCAGTTCCGGTTGCTGTCGCTGCTGTGTACGCTGGGTATAAAGGTATTGCCGCGACGGCTACCGTCCAGGTGGCTGCAGCTGTCATCGTGACGTCGATTCTCGTTCCGATTCTGACGGCGTGGTACTCGCGTCGTGTAGAGAAGAGACGGGGCGAAGTGGGGACTTCAGCGAAAACCGCCTAA
- a CDS encoding HesB/YadR/YfhF family protein — protein MKISVTETALQWFQSEWGFTSGDHVRVFVRYGGDGGFSLGVGKAKPDNVAVSETVAGIYFFVTADDAWYLNDKSLRIDYDEAADDIVYQIC, from the coding sequence GTGAAGATATCCGTGACGGAGACCGCGCTGCAGTGGTTTCAAAGCGAGTGGGGCTTTACGAGCGGTGACCATGTACGGGTATTCGTGCGATACGGGGGAGACGGCGGATTTTCGCTGGGCGTCGGCAAGGCCAAGCCCGACAACGTGGCGGTGTCGGAAACGGTCGCCGGGATTTACTTTTTTGTGACAGCCGATGATGCTTGGTATTTGAATGACAAGAGCTTGCGGATTGACTACGACGAAGCAGCGGACGATATCGTCTACCAGATTTGTTAG
- a CDS encoding M24 family metallopeptidase, with product MKRRTVPECCGKPIAQGSFGAFYFQFSEEGDMVAHTKRIAQVVERIQETELSHVLVSSIPNLLYLTGQRLDTGERMTALLLSPYETPTLYIHEMFADRVNDRDMEGIRVVFWSDGMSAPLVLGKALPENSTVGVDANWPSTFLLELMAVRPHAKFVASRIVERLREVKDADEIQVLRQASRIADAVVHEMMQLQALPTSERQMAENARGLFMEHNVWALAFEPIICFGPNSANPHHSPTGQWLHAEQAITIDIGGVFHNYCSDITRTAFYGKGNPRFSDVYSVVLEAHLQALDLIKPGMRFSELDLFIRNQFARRGLDQYFIHRTGHGLGLEAHEGPFVHQYNQDPMEEGMVITVEPGIYLPGEFGVRIEDVVVVTSTGCEVLTQSSRDVKYLDAINA from the coding sequence TTGAAGCGCCGAACTGTTCCTGAGTGCTGCGGGAAACCGATAGCACAGGGTTCGTTCGGCGCTTTTTATTTTCAATTTTCCGAGGAAGGTGATATGGTGGCGCACACCAAGCGCATTGCGCAAGTGGTCGAGCGAATCCAAGAAACAGAACTGTCGCACGTGCTTGTATCCTCGATCCCCAATCTTTTGTACTTGACGGGCCAGCGCCTCGATACCGGCGAGCGGATGACTGCATTGCTCTTGTCTCCTTATGAGACACCCACCCTTTACATCCATGAGATGTTTGCCGACCGGGTCAATGACCGGGACATGGAAGGGATCCGCGTTGTCTTTTGGAGCGATGGCATGTCGGCTCCTTTGGTGCTTGGAAAAGCATTGCCAGAGAACAGCACTGTTGGTGTCGACGCGAATTGGCCCAGTACCTTTTTGTTGGAACTGATGGCTGTTCGGCCGCATGCAAAATTTGTAGCGTCGCGCATTGTGGAAAGATTGCGCGAGGTGAAAGATGCTGACGAAATCCAGGTCTTGCGCCAGGCCTCCCGAATTGCGGATGCAGTCGTTCACGAGATGATGCAATTGCAGGCATTACCAACGTCTGAACGGCAGATGGCCGAAAATGCACGAGGTTTGTTTATGGAGCATAACGTTTGGGCGCTGGCCTTCGAGCCAATCATTTGCTTTGGTCCGAATTCGGCAAATCCGCATCATTCGCCAACAGGGCAATGGCTGCACGCTGAGCAAGCCATCACGATTGATATTGGCGGCGTGTTTCATAACTACTGCTCTGACATCACTCGTACCGCCTTTTATGGTAAGGGGAATCCGCGATTTTCAGATGTATACAGCGTAGTGCTTGAGGCTCACCTCCAGGCACTCGACCTCATCAAGCCGGGCATGCGGTTTTCCGAGCTCGACTTGTTCATACGAAACCAATTTGCGAGGAGGGGGTTAGACCAGTACTTCATCCATAGAACCGGACATGGGTTAGGGCTGGAAGCGCATGAAGGACCCTTTGTTCATCAGTATAACCAGGATCCGATGGAGGAGGGGATGGTCATCACCGTTGAACCCGGTATCTACTTGCCCGGTGAATTCGGTGTAAGAATCGAAGACGTGGTCGTCGTAACATCGACTGGCTGCGAAGTGCTGACCCAGAGTTCCAGGGATGTCAAGTATCTCGATGCAATCAACGCCTAA
- a CDS encoding ABC transporter substrate-binding protein produces MKRKRITITLASMAIGLSAVLAGCSNQAPGSSNAGGNSSGSGAAAAGVIKVGLDVDAENLDPRLSTNTTDQRVEDLVYEGLVRLDSKLNPEPDLATSWSNPNPTTWIFHLRQGVKFQDGTPLTAEDVKYTYESEINPSTKAPYASLYQPIKTIKILNNSTIEFDLSEPYAPLLSYMTLGIVPEHIATKSGDPLQTHPVGTGPYKFVSWTKNSKIVLQANSNYWAGAPKTNEIDYDIIPDNSTRAAALESGGVDLVQSPLSPQDVTRIEKESQYVVDQTTGLGFDYLNFNFKNQFLKDPKVREAIASLIDKQSITSSIYQGLDTPGVSVLLPNSWAYTSSTPQYNYDPAKAKQLLESDGWTLGSDGVFEKNGQKLTITLSTHSEDPNRVQTVQYLQNVLQQNGIQTKVSIAPWATFQSNLIAGKYDIALLGWLNLVDPDRAMYTQFYTGGTNNWGSYSNPQVDKLLSEGRAVQQQTQRAAIYQQAAALINKDVAYDVIGYQKYVVMYTKNLTGFQYNPSGSLYGLWKAELK; encoded by the coding sequence ATGAAAAGGAAACGCATCACCATCACGCTGGCATCTATGGCCATTGGTTTAAGTGCCGTATTGGCAGGGTGCAGCAATCAGGCGCCAGGTAGCAGCAACGCCGGCGGCAATTCGTCGGGGAGCGGCGCTGCGGCCGCCGGTGTCATTAAAGTGGGACTCGATGTAGATGCTGAGAATCTCGATCCACGCCTCTCTACCAACACCACAGACCAACGTGTTGAAGACCTGGTATACGAAGGATTAGTACGGCTGGATAGTAAATTGAACCCTGAACCGGATCTGGCGACGAGTTGGAGCAATCCCAATCCAACCACGTGGATCTTCCACCTTCGGCAAGGCGTAAAATTTCAAGACGGTACACCTTTGACGGCCGAGGATGTGAAGTATACGTATGAATCCGAAATCAACCCAAGCACAAAGGCGCCGTACGCGAGTTTGTACCAGCCAATCAAGACGATCAAAATTCTAAACAACAGCACCATCGAATTTGACCTGTCCGAGCCTTATGCACCGCTCTTGAGCTACATGACACTCGGCATTGTTCCGGAGCACATTGCGACGAAGTCGGGCGATCCACTGCAAACGCATCCTGTCGGTACAGGACCGTACAAGTTTGTCAGTTGGACGAAGAACAGCAAAATTGTTCTGCAGGCAAATTCGAACTATTGGGCTGGTGCTCCAAAGACAAACGAGATTGACTACGACATCATCCCTGATAATTCAACCCGCGCCGCGGCTTTGGAATCCGGTGGCGTTGACCTGGTACAGTCTCCTCTGTCACCACAAGATGTCACCCGCATTGAGAAGGAAAGCCAGTATGTGGTCGATCAAACCACTGGATTAGGTTTTGACTACTTGAATTTCAATTTCAAGAATCAGTTTTTGAAAGACCCAAAGGTGCGCGAAGCAATCGCCTCATTGATAGACAAGCAGTCCATTACGAGTTCCATCTATCAAGGGCTGGATACACCTGGCGTATCCGTGCTGCTGCCAAATTCATGGGCGTATACCAGCAGCACGCCTCAGTACAACTATGACCCGGCAAAAGCCAAGCAGTTGCTCGAAAGCGATGGATGGACGTTGGGGAGCGATGGTGTCTTTGAAAAGAATGGTCAGAAACTGACCATTACCCTCTCGACACATTCTGAAGATCCGAACCGTGTTCAAACCGTTCAATACCTGCAAAATGTGCTGCAACAAAACGGGATTCAAACAAAGGTGTCGATTGCGCCCTGGGCGACGTTTCAATCGAACCTGATCGCTGGGAAGTACGACATCGCACTGCTTGGATGGTTAAATCTGGTTGATCCGGATCGAGCGATGTATACACAGTTCTACACGGGAGGAACGAACAACTGGGGCAGCTACAGCAATCCGCAGGTCGACAAACTGCTCAGCGAGGGACGCGCCGTACAGCAGCAGACCCAGCGTGCGGCCATTTATCAGCAGGCGGCCGCTCTAATCAACAAGGACGTTGCGTACGACGTGATCGGTTATCAGAAATATGTCGTCATGTATACGAAAAATTTGACCGGGTTCCAGTACAACCCCAGTGGCAGTTTGTACGGTTTATGGAAAGCAGAACTCAAATAA
- a CDS encoding ABC transporter permease encodes MGTYIVKRLLLFIPTVLGITVITFLLLHLIPGDPGMVILGQNASPAAVKHLDALLGLNKPLYVQLWIYIQNLLHGNLGNSIYQNEPVISLIRQDLPATIELAVVAMIIALIIAVPLGILSAVKQFSWLDYCSMALAQVGVSMPVFWLGMLLILAFSVHLGWLPSFGDGPPLLQAIGTAISTGDVYDLLSSLSHILMPAFSLGVMGAALITRMIRSAMLEVLKEDYIRTAEAKGVRGFVVVVKHALRNALLPIITVVGLQFGTLLGGAIATETVFAWPGVGQLTVTAISQRDYPVVQGCVLIIALLFSAVNLLVDILYAVINPKIRQGGA; translated from the coding sequence GTGGGAACGTACATCGTAAAGCGTTTGTTGCTGTTCATTCCGACCGTGCTGGGTATCACGGTGATTACATTCCTTCTTTTGCACCTGATACCTGGGGACCCAGGCATGGTCATATTGGGGCAAAACGCGAGTCCTGCAGCGGTAAAGCATCTGGATGCATTGCTTGGTTTAAACAAGCCGCTCTACGTACAGTTGTGGATCTATATTCAAAACCTGTTGCATGGAAACCTTGGCAACTCGATCTATCAAAATGAGCCAGTCATCAGTCTGATTCGTCAGGACCTTCCGGCGACCATAGAGCTCGCGGTTGTGGCCATGATCATCGCTTTGATCATTGCAGTACCCCTGGGCATCTTATCGGCCGTGAAGCAGTTTTCCTGGCTGGACTACTGCAGTATGGCACTGGCTCAAGTCGGTGTATCCATGCCGGTGTTTTGGCTCGGCATGCTCTTGATTCTTGCGTTTTCCGTTCATCTTGGCTGGCTCCCTTCCTTCGGAGATGGCCCACCCTTGCTGCAAGCGATTGGAACTGCGATTTCCACGGGCGACGTGTATGACCTTCTGAGCAGTTTGTCGCACATCCTGATGCCTGCGTTTTCACTGGGTGTCATGGGGGCAGCGCTGATCACCCGGATGATTCGCTCGGCCATGCTCGAAGTACTCAAAGAGGATTACATCAGAACAGCGGAAGCCAAAGGGGTTCGCGGGTTCGTGGTGGTGGTCAAGCATGCGCTTCGAAACGCGTTGCTTCCTATTATAACGGTGGTGGGGCTGCAGTTCGGCACACTGCTGGGGGGCGCGATTGCAACGGAGACGGTCTTCGCTTGGCCGGGCGTTGGTCAATTGACGGTGACGGCGATCAGCCAACGAGACTATCCGGTGGTTCAGGGGTGTGTACTCATCATTGCGTTGCTATTCTCCGCAGTCAACTTGTTGGTTGACATCTTATACGCAGTGATCAATCCCAAGATTCGGCAAGGGGGTGCCTGA
- the nikC gene encoding nickel transporter permease: MTTAPLSESVLPGDAPNPDAIVKRPWRRPSWLRKAMSNKSVVIGGTLTLIVVLAALLAPVLSPDNPNVMDMPNRLLGPMQHGHLLGTDEFGRDVLTRLLYGAQASLTVGFISVGLALLIGVPIGLIAGYYGGWLDMVIMRIVDIVLSFPFFLLAIGLVAVLGPGELNVIIALGLVFWTSYARVVRASTMALREEEYVQAARTVGSSDLRILFANILPNCLAPIVVLATLGIGQAIVAEATMSFLGLGVQPPTPSWGWMLAYGMKFIQSAPHLSLFPGIAIMITVLGFNLLGDGIRDLSDTKLS, from the coding sequence TTGACGACCGCACCTTTATCTGAGTCGGTCTTGCCAGGGGATGCTCCGAACCCAGATGCCATTGTCAAGCGTCCATGGCGCAGGCCGAGCTGGCTTCGTAAAGCGATGAGCAACAAATCCGTGGTGATTGGCGGGACGCTGACACTGATTGTTGTACTTGCGGCCCTCTTGGCGCCTGTCCTGTCACCGGACAACCCGAATGTGATGGATATGCCCAATCGACTGCTGGGACCGATGCAGCACGGACACCTACTAGGAACCGATGAGTTTGGGCGAGACGTGCTGACACGGCTGCTCTATGGTGCGCAGGCATCACTCACCGTGGGGTTTATCTCTGTTGGGTTAGCGCTGCTCATTGGGGTGCCAATCGGCCTGATTGCGGGGTACTACGGGGGATGGCTCGACATGGTCATCATGCGCATTGTCGACATCGTGTTGTCGTTTCCGTTTTTCCTGCTTGCGATTGGGTTGGTCGCTGTGCTTGGCCCTGGCGAACTCAACGTCATTATCGCCCTTGGCCTGGTGTTCTGGACGAGTTATGCACGGGTTGTGCGCGCCAGTACCATGGCGCTGCGTGAAGAGGAGTACGTTCAAGCCGCGCGCACGGTCGGTTCAAGCGACCTTCGCATTCTCTTTGCGAATATCTTACCCAACTGTCTGGCACCGATCGTTGTGCTCGCCACGCTCGGCATTGGGCAGGCCATTGTTGCGGAAGCGACGATGAGCTTCTTAGGGTTAGGCGTTCAGCCTCCCACACCAAGTTGGGGCTGGATGCTTGCGTACGGCATGAAGTTTATTCAATCAGCGCCACATTTATCGCTGTTTCCTGGCATCGCCATTATGATCACGGTGCTCGGCTTTAACTTGCTCGGAGACGGAATCCGCGACCTATCTGACACCAAACTTTCCTAA
- a CDS encoding succinylglutamate desuccinylase/aspartoacylase family protein, with product MSTHARQFEQVVVTHLSNGAPLCFPLHTIQGAKPGPVLGVSAAVHGDEIIGTEIIRRLYTQLDENELSGTLKLVPVANPLAFESLTRNTPVDMNNLNRLFPGDADGWVSEQLADALVRHFLTKIDVYVDLHSGGAVPIVDYVYIQNDESLSRAFNSPVLYRPAHPYEGTTATVVAERGIPSVTVEIGGGPNYEKHIERGVQGLLNMMRHLEMLPGAVVPAPEQTVVTEIASIRPHQGGLLVPHFGFDAVGCVLEGQQPLATIYNPQTFEELEVIRAPFAHNLVILMRGEVGKVSPGDYGFMIGNLDTAEAK from the coding sequence ATGTCAACGCATGCACGCCAGTTTGAACAAGTCGTTGTGACTCACCTGTCCAATGGAGCCCCGCTTTGTTTTCCGCTTCACACCATTCAGGGAGCGAAACCTGGACCGGTGCTTGGAGTTTCTGCGGCGGTTCACGGCGATGAAATCATCGGCACGGAAATCATCCGCAGACTCTACACCCAGCTGGACGAGAACGAACTCTCCGGAACGCTGAAATTGGTACCTGTTGCAAATCCGCTTGCCTTCGAAAGCCTGACACGCAATACACCGGTTGATATGAACAACTTGAACAGGCTCTTTCCTGGGGATGCGGACGGGTGGGTGTCCGAGCAACTCGCGGATGCGCTGGTTCGTCACTTTCTCACAAAAATCGATGTATACGTGGACCTGCATTCAGGCGGGGCAGTGCCAATTGTCGATTACGTTTACATTCAGAATGATGAGTCACTTTCGCGAGCGTTCAACAGCCCGGTGCTGTACCGACCCGCACATCCGTACGAAGGCACGACGGCGACGGTGGTTGCGGAACGCGGCATCCCCAGCGTCACCGTCGAAATTGGCGGTGGACCCAACTATGAGAAGCACATTGAGCGGGGAGTTCAGGGGTTGTTGAACATGATGCGGCACCTGGAGATGCTGCCTGGCGCGGTAGTGCCAGCTCCCGAGCAAACTGTGGTAACAGAAATCGCGTCCATTCGGCCGCATCAGGGCGGGCTGCTGGTGCCACACTTCGGGTTTGATGCAGTCGGCTGTGTGCTGGAAGGCCAACAACCCCTTGCGACTATTTATAACCCACAAACTTTTGAGGAACTAGAGGTCATCCGTGCCCCGTTTGCACATAATCTTGTCATTCTCATGAGAGGTGAGGTTGGCAAGGTGAGCCCCGGTGATTATGGATTTATGATTGGGAACCTGGATACAGCGGAGGCGAAGTGA